The Daucus carota subsp. sativus chromosome 9, DH1 v3.0, whole genome shotgun sequence genome window below encodes:
- the LOC108202297 gene encoding pectinesterase/pectinesterase inhibitor, producing MMKAGMNNALNHLEEVIMNSPLLQEAKKDPRTTAAHDVCMNVLDRSMKDLQRTLERMHVLDFDLDDLDDRLFDLKVWLSSASKGQNTCCDAFEKTSGEAGERMKELLKVSKELTVTTFNMIDTLGTFLRGLQSMGVVPEQEAQGQGANTQGQSGSTRRLLQVPLPPDQVPAWVKPNWKNLLAGDGAKAKAHAVVAANGSGKFKTINDAVKSIPPNSPEMYIIYIKEGVYAENVVIGWTQTNVMVVGDGPEKTKITGSRSEKRGYNTLQSATFGVDGFNFLVKDVGFENTAAPTEGPAVALRIAADKAVVINCKMDGYQDTLFAQVYRQYYRDCQISGTIDFVFGGSVSIFQNCHIMARKPALGQADLVLAQNREFANDISGIVLDGCTIKAEPALTSDKGVLSYLGRPWKEYSRMIVMNSDIDGFINPSGWDIWLPNKPNTQHSYIGEYNNKGPGADVSQRVKWPSYKKLSPTEAATYCPSTFLKADSWLPPTGVSVK from the exons ATGATGAAGGCTGGGATGAATAACGCATTGAACCACCTAGAAGAGGTCATTATGAATTCGCCACTATTACAAGAAGCTAAGAAGGATCCCAGAACAACAGCAGCTCATGATGTTTGTATGAATGTTCTTGATCGATCAATGAAAGACTTGCAGAGAACTTTGGAGAGGATGCATGTTCTCGATTTTGATTTAGATGACTTGGATGACCGTCTTTTTGATCTCAAAGTTTGGCTATCTAGTGCTAGTAAAGGTCAAAATACTTGTTGCGATGCTTTTGAGAAAACAAGCGGAGAGGCAGGGGAAAGAATGAAGGAACTCCTGAAAGTATCTAAAGAACTGACAGTTACTACTTTTAATATGATCGATACATTAGGCACTTTTTTGAGAGGTTTGCAATCAATGGGAGTGGTACCCGAACAGGAAGCACAAGGACAAGGTGCCAATACACAAGGACAAAGTGGAAGTACACGAAGACTATTACAGGTCCCATTGCCACCAGATCAGGTTCCTGCCTGGGTAAAGCCGAACTGGAAAAATCTTCTTGCAGGCGATGGTGCCAAAGCCAAGGCTCATGCTGTTGTTGCAGCAAATGGATCTGGGAAATTTAAGACTATTAACGACGCTGTGAAATCAATTCCACCAAATAGTCCAGAGATGTATATCATATACATTAAGGAAGGCGTTTATGCTGAAAACGTTGTGATTGGGTGGACGCAAACTAATGTGATGGTAGTTGGGGACGGCCCAGAGAAAACTAAGATCACGGGTTCAAGATCTGAGAAGAGAGGTTACAACACACTGCAATCTGCAACTTTTG GAGTGGACGGATTCAATTTCTTGGTAAAGGACGTTGGATTCGAGAACACAGCAGCCCCAACAGAAGGCCCTGCAGTGGCACTGCGCATAGCAGCAGACAAAGCAGTCGTGATCAACTGCAAAATGGATGGCTATCAAGACACTCTCTTTGCCCAGGTCTATCGCCAATACTACCGCGACTGCCAAATCTCTGGCACCATTGATTTCGTTTTTGGAGGCAGTGTTTCCATCTTCCAAAACTGCCACATAATGGCCAGAAAGCCTGCTCTTGGACAGGCTGACCTGGTCCTAGCCCAAAACCGCGAATTTGCTAATGACATTTCAGGAATAGTACTCGATGGCTGTACCATCAAGGCCGAACCAGCTCTAACTTCTGATAAAGGTGTCCTATCATACTTGGGCCGCCCCTGGAAAGAGTACTCAAGGATGATTGTAATGAATTCCGACATTGATGGTTTTATCAATCCTAGTGGATGGGATATATGGCTCCCTAACAAGCCAAACACTCAGCACTCGTATATCGGAGAGTATAACAACAAAGGCCCGGGTGCTGATGTTTCACAGAGAGTGAAATGGCCTTCATATAAGAAACTTTCTCCTACTGAAGCTGCTACTTATTGTCCTTCAACTTTCCTTAAGGCCGATTCCTGGCTTCCACCTACTGGTGTCTCTGTGAAGTGA